From the bacterium genome, the window CTGGGTCTCGAGCCAGACCCTCTTGTCCGCCGTGATCCGGCCGACGATCGTCGCGGCCTCGTCCGGAGTCAACCCCTTGGACCGGTAGATGTCGATCAACTCCGCTCGCTCGAGGTCGGGCATCGCCTCGATCTCGGCGGCCTCCCTGGCGAGCTGGCCCTCGAAGACCTCGCGCTGCGACTTGCTCGCGAGATAGGCGCCGCCCGCCATCGACACCCCCGAGGCCACCATTGCCGACAGCCCTCCGATCAGCACCACCCGCGGATCCACACTCGCGCCGCCGACGCCGGCGAGCACGCCAAGCGTGGCGGTCAACCCGTCGTTGACGCCATAGATCACGTTGCGAATGCTTTCGACGCCGCCGCTGTGCCATTCCTCCACCTCGACCTCGGGTGGTCGATCCCTCGCGGCGACGGCATCGGCCGGCGGCGGCCCAGAAGCACCGCTGTCGGCGACGTCGTCCGGCGACTGATGATCGAGCTCTTCGGGCAGGACCTGGCGCAGCAACCCCTGGGCTCTCTCGTCCGACACGGTCGAGACCTGGCTCAGGTAGGCGCGCAGAACCTGGCCCTCGGCGGCGCCCGCGAGGGCGAGCGCCGGGCCGATGCCGGCAACGCGCGCCAGCGCCGCGAGCAACTGAGCGGTCACGCGCGGCCGCCGGTCCGGCAGGCGGGCACCTCCCGCTGACAGCAGGTCCGCCCAGGCATCGGCGTGTCGCTTCTCAGTTGCCGCAAGCGCCGCCAGGCGCCGCCGGAGCCGGACGTCCGAGGTGACTTGAGCCAGCGCCGCGTAGACGCCGGCCATGCGCGTCTCGCTTTCCCAGTTGGCGCGTACCGAACGCGCGTCGGGGGCGGACATGGTCGGGTCGGGTGTGGTCACGCGTCTATCGTAGGGTCGGGTGACGGCCGCGACGCCGCCGCGGATGTGACTTCGCCGCCGCACGACCGGCGCCTCCACGCCGGCCGGCCGCCCACGATCGATTGTCTTAACGTAGGGAAGCCCCATGGATCCCACCGCCCGGATCAATGAGCCAGGTTCGGCGCCGCGAGAGGAGTCGCGCGCGACGCGCCGTGCAGAACGACGGGTCCTGATCACCGGCGGCGCCGGCTTCCTCGGCGTCAACGCCGCGCTCCACATGATCCGCGAGGGCTGGCACACAACTCTTCTCGACAATCTCAGCCGCCCCGGGACCGAGCGCAACCTCAAGTGGCTGATCACCCGCCACCCCACCCAGACGACTTTCATCAAGGAGGATGTGAGGAACGCCGGCGCCCTGGCGGTGCACGTCAAGAACCAGGACGCCATCCTCCACCTCGCCGGCCAGGTGGCGGTCACGACCTCGATGGTCGACCCCAGCACCGATTTCGACGTGAACGCCAGAGGCACTGTCAATCTGCTCGAGGCGGTTCGCATCCACAACCCCGAGGCGCCGTTCCTGTTTGCATCGACGAACAAGGTCTACGGAAAGCTCGACCACAACAACGCCGCCTGTAAAGAGACGCAGCCTATCGACTTCCACAGCCCGTACGGCTGCAGCAAGGGCGCGGCGGACCAGTACGTCAGGGATTACGCCCGCTGCTTCCACATGAACACCGTGGTCCTGCGGCAGAGCTGCATCTACGGCGCGCACCAGTACGGAACCGAGGACCAGGGCTGGGTCGCGCACTTCGTCCATTCGATCCTCAACCACCGGCCGCTCACCATCTACGGCGACGGCAAGCAGGTGCGCGACGTGCTCGACGCGCGCGACCTCAGCGCCCTCTACTCCACGGTCATCGCCAAGATCGACAGGACGCGGGGCGAGATCTACAACGTCGGCGGCGGCCCCGCGAACCAGAGGAATCTGCTCGAGGTCATCGCCCACATCGGCGAGCTGACCAACACCCAGCCGGCGTACACGTTCTCGGATTGGCGCGAAGGCGACCAGGCGTTCTACGTCAGCGACATCACCAAGGCGAAGCAGGAGCTCGGCTGGGAGCCGCAAATCCCATTCGACGTCGGTGTCAAGGACCTGGTCGCGTGGGCGGCTTCGGTCAGCGGCTAGCTTGGGCTGGCGCGCTCGTGCGCTCGCTCGCACGTGAAGTGTCCGCAACCCCCCGGCAGTGCGCGCAGCAGTCGGGCCTCGGCCCAGGCGAGGCAAGCCACGACCCTGGCCGCCGTCCGCATCAGGCCGCCCATCACCCCGCCGCGGGACGCCGACATGTCCTCGACCGACCCGCCGACCGGCCCGCGCCAATCCAGCCACGAGAAATACAGGAGGTCCAGCAGCTGCAGGAGCAGGTGGTAACTCCATCGGGTGCGCACCGCCGGCAGCCCGCACACGGTCGCCAGCGATCGGAAGCGGTCCGCCGAGAAGATCTGGACATGCCCGCCGTGCCGCGCTTTTGCCGTCCACCGTGTGCCGCATCCGACCATTCGGTACAGCGTTCGCGGCTGGCCTTCGAGGGGCAGCACGATGTGAAACCCGCCGCCCGGCCGCAGGACGCGTGCGACTTCGCGAAGCACCGGCTCCGGGGCCTCCACGTGCTCCAGGACGTCGAAGATCCACACGAAGTCGAACTCGCCGTCGTCAAACGGCAGCCGCTCCGCGGTCGCCAGGCGGAAGTCGACTCCGTCCGGTGACTCGCTCGCGACCGACAGGGCCGAGCGGCTCAGGTCGCAGCCCAACACCCGGAGATCCGGGCGTTCGCGCTTCACCGCCTTGGCGACGGAACCGGCGCCACAGCCCACATCGAGGACGCTGCCGTGCACCCCGCGCAGGTCGGCCAGCAGGTACCGCAGCTTGAGCCCGTTCAGGTACCACGGCTTCGGCCGCAAAGGAGCCGCGCCCCAGCGCTTGGCCTCGTAGTCGAAGGCCGGTGTCGGCGCTATGGGATTGCCGATCGCGCCGCCTCGCATGCGGCCGCGGGCACGCTCGGCGCCGCCACCCCTTCGACCGTCCAGCCCGCCTCGGCCATGGTCCCGACAGGCGTGAACCAGCCCGGATTGAGCTGCCGGGCGAGGGCGAGGTTCGGGTCCTTCTTCGGTATCGCGATCAGGCGAGTGTCAGTCTCGTTCAGCCAGCACTGCACCAGCGTGGTCACGGTGTCCTGATGATCCTCGTACCGGTATCCGGGGGGCAGGTGGGCGAACGGATCGTACATCTCGCTCACCAGGCGCCTTGGACTCCGCCAACGCGCGCCCGCCCGTACGTGATGTCAGGGCGGTCCGCCGGCAGCGCCAGGGCGTGCCCAGGGTAAGGACCCTGGCCGTACCACCCGCCGAGCTGGATGCTCTCCGCCTTGAGCGCATACCACTCGACCTCCGAAGGCCTGAAGACCTCGGCGATCAGGAGCCACGCGAGCTGGAGCGCGGATTCGGACTCGACCTCTTCCGCGGCTGGGGTCGGGTCGGGCGCCCTGTCCTCCTCCTCCTCCTCGTCGGCGAGGATCCTGGGCCACAGCTTCATGCCGTGGCTGCTTGCGCCGCGACCTGTTCGTGTGACCGCGCCACCTCGAGGACGGAGCGCTCGAGCGTGTCCAGGTGCCGTTCCCAATCGAAGCGTCGCGCCCAGGCGAACGCGCGCTCACCCATGGCCTGGTTCTCGGCGGGCCGGTCGAGAAGGTCTGCGATCCCGGAGGCGTAGTCGCTCACCTCGAGCGGTTCGGCGAGGTGCCCGGTCCCGGTCCCCACCGTCACCGTGGGCCCGGCCTGGTTCCACGCGACCACGGGCACGCCCTTGGCCATCGACTCGATCACGCCCATGCCGAAGTCCTCCTCGGGCGCGGGATAGACGTAGACCGCGGCGCCTTCATACAGCTGCTGCAGCTCGTCCTCGGCGATGGCGCCGAGAAACGTCACCGCGTCCGACATCCCCAGCTCCGCAACCAGGGCTTGCAGCGAAGCCGTGTGCAGCGTGGCCGGTCCGGGAATCACGAGCTGCACGCGAGGATGGCGCCTCCGCACCTCGGCCATCGCGCGGATCGCGAGGTCGAAGCGCTTCTGGGGGTAGTGCCGGTTGGTCAAGAGCACGTACGGCCGGCGGATCGGATAGCCGTTGATGGTCAGGCCGCCCGAGAAGCGCGCCTCGACCGGCAGCGGAAAGCCGGATGCGGCCACGTGGCAGCCCGCCGGGCAGTCGATCGCGTCGCGGCGATACGTGCGCCGGATGATGTCGCCGATGTAGTCGCCGTTGACCAGCAGCTGGTCCGCCTCCTGCACCGACCGGCGGTCCGCCCACGCGACAAAGCGGGCCGCGCGCAGCACGATCGCGGCGAGCAATCGGTAGTCCGCATTCGCCACCCACCCCGTCTCGCGGTCGATGCTCCGCGGGTAGACGAGGCGGTTGGGCTGGTTGAGGTAGACGATGTAGGGCACGTCCATCAGCCGCGCCGCCCACCAGGCGATCCACGCGCTCGGCTGGTTGCAGCCGACGATCGCGTCCACGCCCCGGAAGCGCCACGCGTAGAGCGGCATGAGAAGCGAGGTCGCGGCCATCTGCACCGCCTCGCGGAACGGGAACCAGCGCGGCAGCTGGGGCAGGAAGGTGCGCACTCGAACTTCGCCGATCAGCTCGGGATAGCAGCGCGAAGCGTCGACCGTGGGCGCGTAGCACTCGACCGCGAAACCGCGCCGCCGCAGCCCCATCACCTCCTCGATGACGATCCGCTCGCCGCCGCCCGAGTAGGTGAACCCGCAGTGGAAGACCGCGATCTTTCGCGGGCCGCCCGCTCGAGCCCGGCGCCGCCCGCCGACCAAAAAGAAGCTCAGCAGCCCCAGCGCCAGCGCGTTGCCGGCGGTGATGGCGTGGTACAGGACGATGGCCCCTGCCGCGACCGCCGGGGCCAGCCCGAGGCCGCCACCCAGGACCAGCGAACCGGCGACTTCGAGGTTGCCGAGGTAGCCCGGACCCGCGGGGACGGCGAAGCTCAGCAGCAGCGCGGGGTATGCGGCCATCGCCCGTGGCGCCGGCACCTGGACGCCGACGGCGGTGAACAGCAGGGTGAAGTTGAAGGCGTCGATCACGATCGCCAGGGCGGTGAGCGCCGCCAGGCGACCCGCGAGCGCGGGCGTCCACAGGCCGCGAGCGCCGGCGCGAAACGCAAACGCCTGCCCCGCAATCGCCGAGGCGAATCGAGCCGGAAGGAGAGCCCGCGCCAGGCGAGAGCGCGCGAGGCGAGGGCCCAGCAAAGCCGTGCCGAGCACCGCCGCCAGCAGCGCGATCGCCAGCGCCGCGGCACCGAGGAGCCCGCGCGGGGCACTGATCACCCCGGTCGCGGCCACGACCTCGAGCCCCGCCAACACGGTCGCCACGGCCGCGAGGTCGCAGGCCTTGTCGATGACGATCGTGGCCAGGGCCGAACCCGCCGGCACGCGATGCCGCCGCCACAGCCACCACGCTCGCGCCGCGTCACCGGAGCGGATGGGCAGGACGTAGTTAAGCAGGCCGCCCGCGGCATTCATCGCGAACGCCCTGACCATCCCGACCGGGGCGAGCGGCCGCAGCAGGAAGAGCCAGCGCCGGGCCCTGATCACGCTGGTCAGCAGGAACAGCACGAGCATCAGGATCACCGCCGCCCAGCTCTGCACCCGCGCGTGGCTGACCACCTCGGGCAGCGACACCGTGCGAAGCCACAGCCACAGCAGGGCCAGGCCGAAGGCCGTCTGCAGCCCAAGTCGGAGCCATCGGTTCACGCGACCACCTCAATCTCTTCAGACGCGGGCGCGACCAGTATCCAGCGCTGGACGAAAAGCCAGAAGGCGAAGAGAAAGCCGGCCACCAGGACCGTGCCGCCGTGGTCGTGGAAGAGGACGGCGGGCGTGGCGTGGGACGGCGCCTTGTGATTCCCAGAGTGACGCAGTCGATTTATCTTCGAAAACGTGCACCGATCGACGATGTTGCTCGCGGATTCCCCGCCTACACTCTGGCTCCAATCCGCCCACGTCGGCGGACGGGACCGACAGGAAGGAGGGAGTACGGGGACGCCCTGATTTTCATCGAACCTCACCCCCCGCAGCCAAGCTCGGAGCCGGTGTCGAGAAATCGCCCGGCCCGAGCCTTTTTTGGGGGTTTCAGCCGCCGTGAGCGGCCCTGCGCTCAGCCCACTGGTGCAGGCCTTCGAGCCACGGCCGCAGGGGCGAAACGCGCGTCGAACTCAGGCATCCGTTGAGCGGCCGGGCCGCTGGGGACTTGATGTCGGCGCTGGACACCGACTCGACGTCACCGCGCACCCCGCACTCCGCGAGCGCCGCGCGCGCCAGCTCATCCCAGCCACAGCAGCCGCCGGCGACGAGGTGGACCACACCCTCGAGCCCGTCCTGGGCCAGATGAATGGCGACTGGCGCGAGATCGCGAGTGTAGGTGGGGTTCACCCGTTGGTCGGCGACGACGCGAAGCGGACCTCCCGCCCGCGCCCGCATGACGATTCGTCCCGGGAAGCTGCCGCCCTGGCTCGACGCGCCGCGGTCACCGAACAGCGCCGCGGTCCGGACCACCAGAGCACGAGGCATCGCCTCCAGCACCCGGCGCTCGCCCTCTCGTTTCGACTGCGCATAAACCCCCAGCGGTAGCGCCAGGTCCGATTCCACGTAGGGACGGTCGAGCCTGCCGTCGAAGACGAAATTGGTGGAGAAGTGGACCAGCCGCGCCCCGATGCGCTCGCAGGCCACCGCCGCGTTGAACGCGCCTTCCGAATTGACCTGGAAGGCGAGGTGTCGCTCGTTCTCGGCCCGGTCGACGGCGTTGTAGGCGGCGCAGTTGAACACGATGTCCGGGCGCCGGTCCCGCATCAGCGCCAGCAATGCGGCCGGGTCGGCGACCGAGACCTCCTGATGAGAAACACCGGCGCCTTCCGGCAGCAGTGTCGCCAGGTCCGATCCGAGCTGCCCGCCAGCCCCCAACACCAGTGCTTTCACCTGAGGACCGTACCAAGTCGAGCCGCGCCCAAGCTTGCGGTTCGATCAGTCGCGCTGCTTGGCGAGCTCCGAATGTGACTGGAGGAGTGCCGTGATCTCCCGCTCCGCGGCCGGACGTCCGACCAGGAAACCCTGCGCCGCGTCGCATCCCGCCTCGAGCAGCACCGCTTCCGCCATCCGGTCCTGGAGCCCCTCGGCGACGACGCGCAGACCGAGGTTGTGACCCAGCCCGACCGCGGAGCGCACGATGGCTCCGGAGTCGGGGTCCGACGCGAGCGCCGACACGAACGAGCGGTCGATCTTGATCTCGTTCACCGGCAGCCGCATCAGGTAGAGGAGCGACGAGTAGCCGGTGCCGAAGTCATCGAGCGCGAGCCGCACGCCCATCTCGTTGAGCCGGCGCAGAGCCTTGGCCGCCGCCGCCGCCATGGCGACCCCCTCGGTGATCTCGAGCGTGAGCCGGCGCGGGTCCAGCTTGTAGTTGCCGAGCGCCTGGGCGACCATGTCCTCGAGCGAGTGATCCTCGATGTTGCGTGGCGAAACGTTCAGCGAAACCGAGACGTCCAGTCCGTCCTGCAGCCACCTGCTCAGCTGCGAGATGGCGGAATCCAGCACCCAGGCGGTGAGCGGATGGATGATGCCCGTCTCCTCGGCCATGGGGATGAAGCGATCCGGCGGCATCAGGCCCTCGCGAGGGTGGTTCCAGCGCACGAGCGCTTCGACGACATGAATCGCTCCGGTCGCCAGGGTCACCTGCGGCTGGTAGTGCAGCACCAGCTCGCCCTGAGGGATCGATCGGCGCAGCTCGCCCGCCAGCCCGGACCGGCGCAGCGTCTGCGCCTCCTGCTCGGGAGCGTAGACCGCGTGCCCGCCACCCGACCGCTTCGCGACGTACATCGCCACGTCGGCCCGCCGCATGAGCGTGCTCGGATCGTCGCCGTGAACGGGGTACATCGCGATGCCGATGGACGCCCCGGTCTCGACCATCTGGTCGGCGATGGCGAAAGGCCCCTCGAGCGACGCCAGGATCTTGCGCGCGGTGGCGACCACGTCGTCGGGATGCTTGGCATCGGTCGTGAGCACCGCGAACTCGTCGCCGCCGAGCCGGGCGATGGTGTCGGTCGCCCGGAGGACGCCGCGGAACCGCGCGGTGACCTCCTGCAGGAGACTGTCGCCACGATCGTGGCCGAGCGCGTCGTTGATGTCCTTGAAACGATCGAGGTCGAGCAGGAGAACGCCGAACATCTTCTGGTTGCGCCTCGCGGCGAGCAGGGCCTGGCGCAGACGGTCGCCGAACAGGCTTCGGTTGGGCAGGCCGGTCAGCGCGTCGTGCAGCGCCTGGTACTCGAGCGCGTCGGTGTGGGCTTTGCGCTCCGAGATGTCACGCAGCGTGGCGATGAACAGGTGGCGTGAGCCGACCTGCATCGAGCTGACCACGAACTCGAGAGGGAACAGGCTCCCGTTCTTCCGCTTGCCCATGGTCTCGTGCGCGCCGCTGACCGGGATGTCGAGCTTGAGGCGGCGTTCCAGGTAGTTGATGAAGGCGCTGCGATGAGTGGTGGCGATGAGGACGTCGGCCTGCTGTCCGACCAGCTCCTTCTCGGTGTGGCCGAACAGCTTGACGACCGCCGGATTGACGGATTCGATCACGCCGGCCTGGTCGATGGTGACCAGACCGTCGGAAACGTTGTCCAGCACCGACCGTATCCGCTTCTCGCTCTCCTGCAGCGCCACCTCGGCTCGCTTGCGCTCCACGAACTCGCCGACCTGCGAGCCGACGTCGTTCATCACCGCCGCCAGCCCCTCGTCCAGCTCGCGGGGCGCCCACGTGTGGAGCGAGATCATG encodes:
- a CDS encoding NAD-dependent epimerase/dehydratase family protein, translating into MDPTARINEPGSAPREESRATRRAERRVLITGGAGFLGVNAALHMIREGWHTTLLDNLSRPGTERNLKWLITRHPTQTTFIKEDVRNAGALAVHVKNQDAILHLAGQVAVTTSMVDPSTDFDVNARGTVNLLEAVRIHNPEAPFLFASTNKVYGKLDHNNAACKETQPIDFHSPYGCSKGAADQYVRDYARCFHMNTVVLRQSCIYGAHQYGTEDQGWVAHFVHSILNHRPLTIYGDGKQVRDVLDARDLSALYSTVIAKIDRTRGEIYNVGGGPANQRNLLEVIAHIGELTNTQPAYTFSDWREGDQAFYVSDITKAKQELGWEPQIPFDVGVKDLVAWAASVSG
- a CDS encoding class I SAM-dependent methyltransferase; amino-acid sequence: MRGGAIGNPIAPTPAFDYEAKRWGAAPLRPKPWYLNGLKLRYLLADLRGVHGSVLDVGCGAGSVAKAVKRERPDLRVLGCDLSRSALSVASESPDGVDFRLATAERLPFDDGEFDFVWIFDVLEHVEAPEPVLREVARVLRPGGGFHIVLPLEGQPRTLYRMVGCGTRWTAKARHGGHVQIFSADRFRSLATVCGLPAVRTRWSYHLLLQLLDLLYFSWLDWRGPVGGSVEDMSASRGGVMGGLMRTAARVVACLAWAEARLLRALPGGCGHFTCERAHERASPS
- a CDS encoding glycosyltransferase, yielding MNRWLRLGLQTAFGLALLWLWLRTVSLPEVVSHARVQSWAAVILMLVLFLLTSVIRARRWLFLLRPLAPVGMVRAFAMNAAGGLLNYVLPIRSGDAARAWWLWRRHRVPAGSALATIVIDKACDLAAVATVLAGLEVVAATGVISAPRGLLGAAALAIALLAAVLGTALLGPRLARSRLARALLPARFASAIAGQAFAFRAGARGLWTPALAGRLAALTALAIVIDAFNFTLLFTAVGVQVPAPRAMAAYPALLLSFAVPAGPGYLGNLEVAGSLVLGGGLGLAPAVAAGAIVLYHAITAGNALALGLLSFFLVGGRRRARAGGPRKIAVFHCGFTYSGGGERIVIEEVMGLRRRGFAVECYAPTVDASRCYPELIGEVRVRTFLPQLPRWFPFREAVQMAATSLLMPLYAWRFRGVDAIVGCNQPSAWIAWWAARLMDVPYIVYLNQPNRLVYPRSIDRETGWVANADYRLLAAIVLRAARFVAWADRRSVQEADQLLVNGDYIGDIIRRTYRRDAIDCPAGCHVAASGFPLPVEARFSGGLTINGYPIRRPYVLLTNRHYPQKRFDLAIRAMAEVRRRHPRVQLVIPGPATLHTASLQALVAELGMSDAVTFLGAIAEDELQQLYEGAAVYVYPAPEEDFGMGVIESMAKGVPVVAWNQAGPTVTVGTGTGHLAEPLEVSDYASGIADLLDRPAENQAMGERAFAWARRFDWERHLDTLERSVLEVARSHEQVAAQAATA
- the rfbD gene encoding dTDP-4-dehydrorhamnose reductase, with the translated sequence MKALVLGAGGQLGSDLATLLPEGAGVSHQEVSVADPAALLALMRDRRPDIVFNCAAYNAVDRAENERHLAFQVNSEGAFNAAVACERIGARLVHFSTNFVFDGRLDRPYVESDLALPLGVYAQSKREGERRVLEAMPRALVVRTAALFGDRGASSQGGSFPGRIVMRARAGGPLRVVADQRVNPTYTRDLAPVAIHLAQDGLEGVVHLVAGGCCGWDELARAALAECGVRGDVESVSSADIKSPAARPLNGCLSSTRVSPLRPWLEGLHQWAERRAAHGG
- a CDS encoding PAS domain S-box protein → MINGIAAAAIIAAVGYRLWAAGLPPAVLREEFILIGAGVVFGIVAVGIRASRLATNVPVQLAVMACAAALTVLVLGVAGRWLGNDLPPLAAASFATILLHFDLGFHARHFGYVFVIAIVGLGALWLYAVTALAVSPAAIVIWTLILVGLGLLAFLTSRAVGRDLSVHVERQSSLLDAISDLGAGLVVTEEGRFVAGNEAYVKLTGYSKEELSAMPTLVEMAPPELRASLTAHLSARMAGRDAPVRYQSELIAKDGRRAQVDVAVHRLATESSNRLLTLVSDVSERRRAEQAERESERRFRTLFERAQAGMAFSALDGRITTVNLAFCELVGYGDAELCHLSILDITHPEDVAAMQDAMRRMLAGEEQGTRIEQRYTRKDGLPVWVDVTARLVRDLNNTPHYFQTVAVDLRDRKRSEVLQAARFAVTQALVTSPGWEVAAPGVLEGLCRALDWELAEYWEVDAAREAMHFGASWKRPGRDTSSYEATAHEALYRRGEGLAGKVWETGAPMAVADVAADDSPRSVAAVAAGLRGIVGFPVRSGRRVVGMISLHTWAPRELDEGLAAVMNDVGSQVGEFVERKRAEVALQESEKRIRSVLDNVSDGLVTIDQAGVIESVNPAVVKLFGHTEKELVGQQADVLIATTHRSAFINYLERRLKLDIPVSGAHETMGKRKNGSLFPLEFVVSSMQVGSRHLFIATLRDISERKAHTDALEYQALHDALTGLPNRSLFGDRLRQALLAARRNQKMFGVLLLDLDRFKDINDALGHDRGDSLLQEVTARFRGVLRATDTIARLGGDEFAVLTTDAKHPDDVVATARKILASLEGPFAIADQMVETGASIGIAMYPVHGDDPSTLMRRADVAMYVAKRSGGGHAVYAPEQEAQTLRRSGLAGELRRSIPQGELVLHYQPQVTLATGAIHVVEALVRWNHPREGLMPPDRFIPMAEETGIIHPLTAWVLDSAISQLSRWLQDGLDVSVSLNVSPRNIEDHSLEDMVAQALGNYKLDPRRLTLEITEGVAMAAAAAKALRRLNEMGVRLALDDFGTGYSSLLYLMRLPVNEIKIDRSFVSALASDPDSGAIVRSAVGLGHNLGLRVVAEGLQDRMAEAVLLEAGCDAAQGFLVGRPAAEREITALLQSHSELAKQRD